From the Rhodoflexus caldus genome, the window AATGGCATTGCCGACAAAAGCAAAAATAACGGCGTTGGTGTGCAACGGGCGCAACCGACCGAATGTGGTGTATTGGATGCCGAAATTCAGTTCGGGATAAACCAATTGCAGGGCAATCCACAAGCCTACGGTCATCCCCACAATACCGAAGATAATGGAGGCATAGGCAAAATTGCGCACAATCGCATTATCATAACTGAATTGCTCCAGCATTGCCCCGGCGGGGACTTTCTTTTCCTCTTGGGTGAGTGTTTGCGGAGTTATCATAATGGTAGCAAATTGTTGGTTGATTACTTTATTTCAGTGGTTGATTGTTTTTTCAGTTCATCATCAAAAAGCATCCGTACGCTGGGCGTGTAGCTGTCATCGTACTGCCCGCTGCGAACCGACCAAATGAATATGCCTAAGAAAATCAGAGCCACTGTAATACTGATTCCAATAAGTAGAAAAATGACGCTCATAAAAATCCGGCTTTAAATTTTCTTCAAAACAACAGAACGCAACGGGCAAAAAAGATGATGTACGTCATCAATTGCGGATTTTTTTGCTATCATTAGCTTTTTTAATTTGGTGAGCTTGAAGAACGCGGATTGTTAACCGATGTTTTCCTAACATCTCAATCAGCATTCATTCGTGTTATCTGTCAAAATCTGTGTTCCGAGATATTCTTTACCAACAACCATGAATCAACCCAACCCGAACCCGCCTTCGTTTTCCCCTTTTGCCGCCATTGCCACGGCAACGGCTTTTGCCCTGATTATCTGCGTATTATGGCTATTGGGCGAGCCCATGTTGCCCGCATGGAGCATTCCGCTGGCTGCCGTTGCAGGCGCACTTGTCGTAGGC encodes:
- the ccoS gene encoding cbb3-type cytochrome oxidase assembly protein CcoS, with translation MSVIFLLIGISITVALIFLGIFIWSVRSGQYDDSYTPSVRMLFDDELKKQSTTEIK